The window GCGCCCCCGTTTCCTCATCCCTTTCACCATTGAAGCCGACGCCTGCCAAAACTTCACCCGCGAGTGGTTGGGCAGCAGTTGGATGACCCCCGGCTCGCTGCGCCGGCTGGCGCGGGTGGCTAATTTTACCGGCATATACCTGCCCTTTTGGACCTTTGACGCCGTCACCGCAGCCGATTGGCAGGCCGAGGTTGGCCATACTGAAACTGAGCACTATTATGAAAACGGCAAATGGAAAACCCGCACCAAAACCGTTTGGAAATGGGAATCCGGCCGGGTGCGCCTGTTCCACGACGACCGCCTGTTGGCAGGCACCAACCGCCTCAGCGCCTTGCTGCTGAACCGGATAAAAAGTTACAATCTGAACCAGTTAGCTCCTTACGAAGCCAAATACCTGGCCGGCCTGCAAGCCCAGGCTTACGACATCCCCCTGGAAGCGGCCTGGGAAACGGCCCGGCACGAGATGCGAGAAAAAACCCGGCAAGCCTGCCGCGACCAGGCCAGCACCTCCAAAATCCGCAACTTTAGCATGAATCTGGATTTCAGCGAAGAAAGCTGGCGCTACATTCTTTTGCCCGTTTACCTGGCCCACTATCTCTATAATAATCAGCCTTACCAGGTAATGGTCAATGGCCAGACCGGAACGGTTTCCGGCCAGCGCCCGGTGGATTGGCTCAAGGTCTGGCTGGCCGTATTTGGCCTGCTGGCCCCGGGCCTGACAATGGGCGTGGTTGGCCTGATCGCGCTGATGTTTAGCGAGATGGGCCTTTTTGTTGGCATTATTGGTTTTATTTTGCTCGTCATCGGTTTGATCATTGCCTTTAACCTGGTGCGTAAAGCGCAGGCCATGGATGATATTTAAAAGGCAAAGGTTAAAAACTTGCGTTGACAAACTCCGGTGATTGCTCTACAATCAGATGAAATGTAAAAATAGCGCTGATTGGAAACTATAAAAGTGTCCCAACCACAAGCAAGCCACAAACAACATATCCAATGGTTGCGCCGTTCGTCAAGGCGACCCCGGCCATTGCTCGAAAACCGAATAGCCTATGCCTGGCAACTTACCCGGCGGGCAGCGCAGTTACTTAGAGAAAAGTATCAGGTGAAACGAGTACGAGTTTTTGGCTCGCTGCTCTATGCGGAGCAGTTTCACGCCAAGTCGGACGTAGATTTAGCCGTAGAGGGTTTGGCCGTGCATAATTATTGGGATGCTTTGGCTGACGTGTTATTTCTTGATGACGAAATCATGATTGACCTGGTTGATCCCGCCACTTGTCCTCCTCCTGTGTGGCTACAAGTTGAACGCGAAGGAGTTGATGTCTGAATACCGCGCTTTTAGACTTATCAACCCGTCTGGAAAACGAACTTAAAGAAATTGAGCGGGCCGTACTTGCTCTTGAGGCAGGAGAGCAGGCTCGTCATTTCCCCGGCCAACTCCTCCACTTTTTGAATTCACTCGCTCTTAATTTGCATAGTTTTTACAATGGGTTGGAGCGTATTTTTGAGTTAATCGGCCGCAGGCTTGATCTAACTTTTCCCTCGGGCGAGCGCTGGCATCGTGACTTGCTGGACCAAATGGGTCAACAGATACCCAATGTACGGCCGGCCGTATTGTCTGCCGAGACTGTTGAGAAGTTGGATGAGTTCTTGGCTTTTCGACATCGGGTGCGTAACCTTTATGCCTTCAATCTAGAAACCGAACGATTATATGAATTGTTGGAGCGTTTACCCGATACGTGGCAAAGAGCGAAGGCAGACCTGGAAATATTTAACGAATTATTAAAGCAGGCTGCCTCGGAGGATAAAAATGCCTAGCGTTTCTCTGGATAAATCCGTAAACTCTAACCTGACCTCCACCTGGCACGCGCATCTGGAACCGGCCATCTGCGAACATTGCGATTGGAGCTACCTCCTACCCGCGAATAGCCTCCCGGCAACGGGTCGCCGGGAGGCGACCTGCCCCCATTGTTTCCGGGCTTCCTTGACCGCCAAACAAGCCGGAGACCTTCTGTACAGCCAGCCGCCGGAACTGATTTTGCCTTTTACTCTGCCCTCTGACAAACTGGCCCAAAGTATCCAAACCTTTGCCGGTAGAATCTGGTTTGCCCCTCTTGACCTGAAACCGCAGAATCTACAGGAGCGCTTACAACGCCTTTATCTGCCCATGTGGTTGGTGGACAGCGACGTGCAAGCCACCTGGCAGGCTGAAACAGGCTTCAACTACGATGTGGTCAGCCATCAAGATAATTTCGACGAAAACAAGGGCGGCTGGGTGTCACAAAAAGTCACCGAAACCCGCATTCGCTGGGAACTCCGGCTGGGGCGGTTGAGCCGCGCTTATGCTAATATCGCAGCCCCGGCCCTGGAAGAACATCACCGGTTGCAGCAAGAGTTAGGCCCCTACAACTTGCCAACAGCCCAAGCCTATCAGGCCCAAACCATCGCCAACGCCTTTATTCGCTTGCCCAACCGTTTGCCCCAGGATGCCTGGCCCGAGGCCATTCCGCCCATCCAGGCCGCCGCCGCCGAGGAATGCCGCCGGGCCAGCCGCGCCGACCATGTGCGCCAGTTTCGCTGGAAAGCCGAGTACCATAACCTTAACTGGACCCTGCTCCTTTTGCCCGTGTACACCACCTATTATTTGGATGACGAGCAACAGCCCCAACCCATCCTGATCCACGGCCAATCGGGTTACTTGAGCGGCCCGCGCCGGGCCTCAATGAAACGGGCGCAGCAAACGGCCCTGATCATTGTGGGCGTGGCTATCGCCATTTTTATCCTCAGTTTACTGTTGGGGATTGCCTCCATTTTTATGCCGCCTTTGTTGATGGTAGCCATCATCGGCCTGATTATCGCCCTCATCGTCGGTTTGCTGGCCATTGCGCCGCTGGCGATTGCCTGGCAATTCAACCGTTCGCAGGTTAAACGTTAAACGGGCTATGCTGACCTCCTCTCCCGGCCAACCAATGCCCCTAGGCGCCTCTATCACCGATACTGGCACTAACTTTGCCATCTTTAGCCGCAACGCCACCCGCGTCTGGCTGATGCTGTTTGACGAGCCTACCGCCAGCGCGCCCAGCCACGAATTTGAACTGGACCCCATCACCAACCGCACCGGCGACATCTGGCACATCCACCTCTCCGGCGTGCGGCACGGCTACCTGTATCTCTACCGAATGGATGGCCCCTACGCGCCCAAACAGGGCCACCGGTTTAATTGCCATAAACCTTTGCTCGATCCTTACGCCAGGGCCTTGACCGGTGGCTTTGTGTGGGATTTTAGCCAGGCTTTTGGCTACAACCCCGCTTCACCCCAACACGATTTATCTTTTTCGACCACCACCAACCTGGCCGGCATGCCCAAGTGCATTGTTTACGGCCGCGACGGCTTTGATTGGCAGGGCGACCGGCCCCTCAATCGCCCCCTGCACGAAACCATTATCTACGAAACGCACGTGTGTAGTTTAACCAGCCATTACAGCGCCGGGGTGAAAAATCCCTGCACGTACCTGGGCGTCACCGAAAAAATCCCCTATTTCAAAGAATTGGGCATCACCGCCATCGAGCTATTGCCCCTTCACATTTTTAACCAGTGGGAGTTTACCCGCTTCAATCCCAAAACAGGGGAACGGCTCCGCAACTATTGGGGTTACAACACCCTGGGCTTTTTTGCCCCGCAAAACCTCTACAGCCATCTGGAAACAGAACGGGGCCAACAGGTGGTGGCTTTCAAAGAGATGGTCCGGGCTTTACACCAGGCCGGGTTGGAAGTCATTCTGGACGTGGTTTTTAACCATACCGTCGAGGGCAACCATCTTGGCCCCACCCTGAGTTTTCGGGGGATAGACAACAGCATCTATTATCTTTTGGAAGACGACCTGCGTTACTATAAAAACTTCTCCGGCGTGGGCAACAGCCTCAATTGCAATCATCCCATTGTGCGCGATTTTATCATTGATTGCCTGCGGTACTGGGTGCAGGAAATGCACGTTGACGGCTTTCGGTTTGACCTGGCTACTAGCCTTAGCCGGGACCGGTGGGGACATCTCTCCGGCAACCCGGCCCTCACCGCCCGCATTGCCGAAGACCCCCTGCTGCGCACGGCCAAACTCATTGCCGAACCATGGGACATTGCCGGCTACCAGGTGGGCAATTTCCCCGGCGGGCGCTGGGCCGAGTGGAACGACAAATACCGGGATGAAGTGCGGCAATATTGGCGCGGCGACCCCGGCCTGACCGGCGGCCTGGCTACCCGCCTGGCCGGCAGCGCCGACCTTTACGCGGCCAACGGCCGCACCCCCAACCACAGCATCAATTTTGTAGCCTGCCACGATGGTTTTACCTTAAACGACGTGGTCAGCTATAATATCAAACACAACGAGCTGAACGGCGAAAATAACCGGGACGGCCATAACCATAACTATAGCTACAATTACGGCCATGAAGGGCCAACCAACGGTCCTGAAATTGAGGCCGTCCGCAACCGGCAGGTCAAAAATTTCCTGGCCACGTTAATGCTCTCGCAGGGCACGCCCATGCTCAACGGCGGCGACGAATTCAGGCGCACCCAACAGGGCAACAACAACGCCTATTGCCAGCACAATGAAATTTCTTGGTACAATTGGGGCTTTCTGGAACAGCATGCCGATATTTACCGTTTTACGCGCCTGGTGATAGCCCGGCGACAAAACCATCCTGTTTTTCGCCGGACCAAATTTTTTACCGGCCAGGATATTGACCAGGACCAATATGGCGACATTCATTGGTACAGCTCCAGCGGCCGCAACGCCGATTGGGACCCCACCGACAAACGGCTGATGTGTTTGCTGGATGGTTCCAAAGAAGAAACCGGCGCGGCTGAAGACGATGCTGACGTGCTGCTAATCTTTAACTCCGATGACCGTTCCCACTTGTTTTATTTACCCCCTGCCTTCCACACCGGCCAGTGGTATTTGGCCCTGGACACCAGCCGGCCCTCGCCGGACGACATTTATCCCCCCGGCGAGGGGGTGGAACTGGAGCCGATGATGGCCTATCACGTTAAACCCTATTCAATGGTGATGCTGATCTCAAAGTGGTAACGAGGTAACCCATGCGTTTAAAATGTTTAGGCTGTGAAGTATTGGCCCGCCCTCTCTACCTGTGCGCCGCTCACTCGGCGCATGTTGTTGACGTGCAGTTACTGCGGCGCGGCCTTCATCATAATCCGTCCGATTTACGCGCCCAATTGCAGCGCCACATACACGCCGCCGCCGGCGAAGGTTACGACGCCGTAACGCTGGCCTACGGCTTGTGCGGCCAGGCCGCAGCCGGTCTGATAGCCAGGGATACTCCACTGGTTGTGCCGCGGGCGCACGATTGCATCACCCTTTACCTGGGCAGCCGCGAGCGATACCAGGAGCAGTTTCAAAAGCACAAGGGCACTTACTGGTACACCCTGGATTATATGGAACGACGCGACAATGACCACTCCACCCTGGCCCTGGGCAGCGGCTCAGAAGTAGATTTGGCCGCCGTGTACAATGAATACGTAAAAAAATACGGCCGGGATAATGCCGACTATTTGATGGAAGTGATGGGCGCCTGGCAGCAGCATTACCAACGGGCCGCCTATATTGACCTGGGCGTTGGCGATGGTCAGGCTATTGAAGCGCAGGCCCGCGCCGACGCCGCCCGGCGTGGGTGGGCCTTTGAACGTGTCGCCGGCGATTTAGTGCTGCTTCGCCGCCTGTTGGCGGGGGATTGGGACACAGATTTTCTGGTGCTTGCGCCGGGCCAACAATTGGCCATAACCTACGACGACGAAATAATAGGTTGTCTGCTGGACAGAGAAGGAGCATGATGACTATTTCAAATATTGATTTTGTAGACACCCTTCCGGCCAGGCCCGTGCCTTTTGCCCAGGCGGCTATCCGCCTCCATCCCCGGGACAATATCGCCATTGCCAAAGTCAATCTACCGGCAGGCGCTATTTTGATTCTGAAATCTGAAGGGGAGGCCCCGCTTGAAATGCCGGTGGCGCAATTCATCCCGGCCGGCCACAAAATTGCGCTTGCCCAGGTGGCCGTGGACGAGCCAATTCGGCGTTACGGCCAGGTGATTGGTTTTGCCACCCGGCCCATCCTGCCCGGCCAACACGTCCACACGCACAACTTGGGGCTAAAGAACTTTGACCGGGATTATGCCTTTGGCCTGGATATGCGCCCTGTTTCGCCTGTTCCGGCAGGCAGCCGCCGCACCTTTTTGGGCTACCGCCGGGCCGATGGCCGGGTGGGCACGCGCAACTACCTGGCTGTCATTTCCAGCGTCAACTGCTCGGCCTACACCTGCCGCCAAATTGCTCATTATTTCACCCCGGAACGTTTGGCTGCCTATCCTAACGTAAATGGCGTAATTGCCCTGACTCACACTTCGGGCTGCGGCGGCGTGCATAACGGCACTTTGGCTCAAGAAATGCTTCAGCGGACCCTGGCCGGGATGGCCCGTCACCCAAACGTGGCCGGTTACATCATGGTGGGCCTGGGTTGTGAAAACAGCCAGATTGCCGATATAGTGGAAAAACAGGCGTTAGCCGGGCAAGAGCGGCCCTTGAGTCTGATCATTCAAGATACCGGCGGCATCCGCAAAACCACCGAAGCGGGCATTGCCGCCATCCAGGAG is drawn from Anaerolineae bacterium and contains these coding sequences:
- a CDS encoding nucleotidyltransferase domain-containing protein; this encodes MLENRIAYAWQLTRRAAQLLREKYQVKRVRVFGSLLYAEQFHAKSDVDLAVEGLAVHNYWDALADVLFLDDEIMIDLVDPATCPPPVWLQVEREGVDV
- the glgX gene encoding glycogen debranching protein GlgX; this encodes MLTSSPGQPMPLGASITDTGTNFAIFSRNATRVWLMLFDEPTASAPSHEFELDPITNRTGDIWHIHLSGVRHGYLYLYRMDGPYAPKQGHRFNCHKPLLDPYARALTGGFVWDFSQAFGYNPASPQHDLSFSTTTNLAGMPKCIVYGRDGFDWQGDRPLNRPLHETIIYETHVCSLTSHYSAGVKNPCTYLGVTEKIPYFKELGITAIELLPLHIFNQWEFTRFNPKTGERLRNYWGYNTLGFFAPQNLYSHLETERGQQVVAFKEMVRALHQAGLEVILDVVFNHTVEGNHLGPTLSFRGIDNSIYYLLEDDLRYYKNFSGVGNSLNCNHPIVRDFIIDCLRYWVQEMHVDGFRFDLATSLSRDRWGHLSGNPALTARIAEDPLLRTAKLIAEPWDIAGYQVGNFPGGRWAEWNDKYRDEVRQYWRGDPGLTGGLATRLAGSADLYAANGRTPNHSINFVACHDGFTLNDVVSYNIKHNELNGENNRDGHNHNYSYNYGHEGPTNGPEIEAVRNRQVKNFLATLMLSQGTPMLNGGDEFRRTQQGNNNAYCQHNEISWYNWGFLEQHADIYRFTRLVIARRQNHPVFRRTKFFTGQDIDQDQYGDIHWYSSSGRNADWDPTDKRLMCLLDGSKEETGAAEDDADVLLIFNSDDRSHLFYLPPAFHTGQWYLALDTSRPSPDDIYPPGEGVELEPMMAYHVKPYSMVMLISKW
- a CDS encoding DUF1638 domain-containing protein, translated to MRLKCLGCEVLARPLYLCAAHSAHVVDVQLLRRGLHHNPSDLRAQLQRHIHAAAGEGYDAVTLAYGLCGQAAAGLIARDTPLVVPRAHDCITLYLGSRERYQEQFQKHKGTYWYTLDYMERRDNDHSTLALGSGSEVDLAAVYNEYVKKYGRDNADYLMEVMGAWQQHYQRAAYIDLGVGDGQAIEAQARADAARRGWAFERVAGDLVLLRRLLAGDWDTDFLVLAPGQQLAITYDDEIIGCLLDREGA
- a CDS encoding altronate dehydratase encodes the protein MTISNIDFVDTLPARPVPFAQAAIRLHPRDNIAIAKVNLPAGAILILKSEGEAPLEMPVAQFIPAGHKIALAQVAVDEPIRRYGQVIGFATRPILPGQHVHTHNLGLKNFDRDYAFGLDMRPVSPVPAGSRRTFLGYRRADGRVGTRNYLAVISSVNCSAYTCRQIAHYFTPERLAAYPNVNGVIALTHTSGCGGVHNGTLAQEMLQRTLAGMARHPNVAGYIMVGLGCENSQIADIVEKQALAGQERPLSLIIQDTGGIRKTTEAGIAAIQELLSPANAIERTPQPVSELCLALECGGSDSWSGVTANPLVGLVADEVVRQGGTIVLSETPEIYGAEHLLTRRAVNPAIGQKILAKIDWWADYLHRLGVEFNNNPGPGNKAGGLTNIIEKSLGAVAKSGSSPLTEVYDYAEPITGRGFVFMDAPGYDPISVTGKVAGGCNLVLFTTGRGSVLGFKPAPVIKISTNSATYRRLFDDMDFNAGRVLETGVAMETLAAKLFDLTIAVASGQSSKSEAQGAGEDEFIPWNPGAIL